AAGTTGCAAACGTGTGTGATAGAAttcatttctctctttttttcttttttttttttttttttttgtcgatacCATGGGAAATTTGGGTGATAGAATCCAGCAATTGACTTGCTGGAATCTAAACAGTTTGGAGAAAGGAAATTTGTAAGTAATACAGGCATCTTacaactgaaaaaaaaaaaatacacgcACACACAATTGATGTGTTAATTTAATAAAGTGTACATTTGCTATTACTTTTATGATAAAGTGGGTAGCAATCTTTTGCATATATTTTTGCACAACATATGATCACTTGATCGTACATAGCCCATAGCGGGCAATATCTATTTATGACTTTCACAACGAACTTAAAGATTTTGAAGTCAAATATGATGTGCTTAATTGGCCCCAGATGCTTTAAGAAAATTATGAGTTTGAATAGTCtgaatttgtatatttaaaatttcgatccaaatccaaatttgcCCAAATTATATAAATGTAGATGTATGCAATGTTATTTAAACTCACTACTAGTTTATGCAAATTCACTCAAGGTGcttaaaaaaaagggggggaaaTTCACTTGGTTGGACACGTCGTCTCTTAACACCCATTTGCAACTAATTGATGTAACTCGACATTGATGAGATTTGGAAACTGAATTGTGGACTTGATTGAAGTTTCTGCAGTTGAAGTAGGTGAACGACGGCTAAAATCCTCCAAGTTTGTGCCGTTGGGTTTGAAAAAGCTAGTTTATAATGAACCTGGCTTCCATTTTAAAATCAATTGACATGAATATCTTGACTCAAAATCTTATTTAAATGGTGGGAGTTGCTTGAAAATCAATGTAGATTATTCCACCAGAAGGAGGAAGGCATTGGGAAACAACAAAATGCTTCTCCACAGACCTAATTTTGATGGGAAAGACCCCCACCAGAGGGAAACTTAGCACAAATTAAATTAATGGGAGGAGCTGAATACGACCCTTCAAATAGACCCTTGACGATTAATCTATTGGCTGCTTCTGTCAGATGCAAACCATCCCAGCAGACATACGCGGAAGGGTCAGGACAACCAGTTGTCGGCGGGTCTCCACAACCCACAGATGAATCAAAATTATATGGGCCACCAGCTCCGCAGCAGGCCGACAGAGTTCCTCCTGTGAATCCTGCAATAAACATTTTATTGAGGgtaaacataaaaaatttaacTCCCCCACCAACTCTTGACAAGCGACGGAATGTTTTTCTACGAAAATTCCAAAACCTCCAATCCAAACGGGAAAACTTTAGAGTGGAAAATTGAGTAGTGATAAAGTCGGATAATACAAATTGTACCGAGTAAAGAGATAGAGACGTACCGAATTCTTTTGGCGAGCGATAGAATCGAATTGCAGAATTGTAGTAATCAGCATAGATAATTGTTACATGAGGATGAAGCTCCCTAATGCGATTAAGTTCAATTTGGAGCAACTCATTATGGTGCTTTGCAAAGTCGTTTAACCAATTAATGCAGCCAGTAGCCTCGTCGTAGTCGTAATCCCTATTGGAGTTCTGGAAGTATGTTAGATAGGCGGCCGAGCATCCCAATGGTAGGTTGCCGGGAACTATGAAATTCGCCGCCCCAAGTTGAATCATGTCCTGCCGCCGGAAGCCCAAAAGAATTGATATATTCAGATAGCTGAAGTGACGAAGATATATAGCAACTGATGGCAGAGTTTGATGAGAAGAAATTGCAGTTGGAATATCTTACTGTTATGGCCGAACTGATGGCTCCAACAACTGCGGGAACGAATGTTTTGACCTCCTCGATGCTTCTTCCTTGAAGAAGAGCATGGTTGTAATCGTTGCCTCCAATTTCTCCCATCACAGTTAGCGAGCTCTGAAGATATTGCATGCAATCTGTTGATCATGATCAGCATAAGATTTCAATACTTTGATATGTACATGCAAGCGCTAGAAAATATTATGGGAAaacaattttgatgaattttttgaagtAACCTATCTAGCTTGCATGTTATCTAATACTAGGAAAATAGAAATGTGACATGCGCTGTTATTTTGAAAGTTACTcactaatttttctttttcaagccTATTGTTATACTACTCCTTATTCCAATATTTTAGATAATTTCACTTCTACATTTTAGACACTTAATTACATGaagattcaaaatttcaaatgatATAAACAACTAGAATTCTATCTAATATATcttacaaaacatgattttatTCCTTGAAAATTTCAAAGCATTTAAGTTGCCCTTTAATTCAAAGCATCACATGTGTCTGGCTATGTCTTGCCTCGCCAATTTCACACGCCTAACGCTTGTACATAAACTTATTCTCTTGTCCACTTCGAAATAGTGGATAATCAAAACCTatgttttgaataaaaaatgagCATTGAATGATTTTTGTCAAGGATTATCGATATTAAAAAGTGATACATGATTGTGTAATTTTAGTTCTAAAATTTgctcaaaaataaaagataaaccAAATTTTGAGAGGAAAATATGTTTAGTACTATTTTTTAGAAAAGGAGGTTAAATATAACAAACTTATCACatgcaaaaaacaaaaattatcaCACGCCAAAACTTCAAAGGTGCACCATGGCCCACTTGATAACCAGATTAAGAAATGTATTCAAGCAAACCTAAGAAGTGCCTAAGCATAAATGGGATATGATACTAAATTCTAGtactttttttcttcaaatatgATAATTTCTATTCTAAATCTACTCCTATTTTACATTAAGGAGAAGAGAGACTTAGAGGGTACTGACACTAAAAGGAAGGGATGGACCCAAAGGGGTCAAAGGAAGACTTGGACGAAACTGAACGGTTGGTAAATggtaaaatttttagaaaattttgaacaaaaatacAAATTGTGGGATTTAATTCCTTAACATATTCTCTATAGAGTTTCGACCATTCATACTCTCTGTAATAGAGTAGTTAGCCATCATTTACTCAACCCAACTTAACGACGTCACCTAacatattccaaaatatttgtTGTATTGAATAGATTGGATTGAGTACACGTGACATTGGTACATTGTTCCCTACAAATTGAATATTGTGGGACGAGACTTGCATATTGTGGTCGAAACTCTATTATAAAGAGTATGAACGGATCGAAGACCTTAGGAGGATAATAGAGTAGTTGGGTGATGTTCTCTTAATGGAATGCGTTTTCGTTTTTCTGTGGGCCATCCATTGACCACGACGCTCCAAACCGAGCCACACatggaagttttttttttctttttctggccAAACACATGGAATCTTCTTGAGCTTGGTCCACAACACTCCAAATAATTATTTCTATCCTGACAATGATGTCACTACCGAAATGAtggtttgaaaaaaataaaaaatttcagaaacataaaaaaaaaaatgatggttTGGACGCCAAAATGTTGATTTATCGTAGAGGTTGTACAAAAGGGTAGAAAGcttctaaaaaaaaatagatcCGGGGCAGTGTAAAGATAGTACGTGTATACGTTTTTTCACTAAAATAATGAGCAGGTTCCTTaaattccttcttttttcatgGTCCTACTAATTTTTCTGAAGGCAGGAAAGGGCAAAGTATTGCTTATGAGAAACAAAAGGCAAATTCTTAAATCCTGATgagagtaatttttttttttttggcatgttGAGGGTATTTTTCAGCACGTGTCAGATTAGTATCACAAGCCAAAAAATGAGTGTCTAAAAGTGTAAAACTGATATTCTTAAAAGGTAATATTGATATTTTTAAATGGTAAATCCTTACGTGACAAATagtgattgattttttttttttggtaatagaACTCAGAAATAaatcgcaacggatcttctgtcccacaccctgtgCTATTATCTATCCCATTTTCTAttgtattgctatttctcctacataaacaCCATGTTTTAGTTCTCTTTCTGTTTcgttaagatccaataactattaattgaataaaaaataaatacaacaatttcaaaaaattaatatataataaaaattaaaaaatacaacaaaaaattcataaaaaatcttattttttatgttttttgattttttgattttgttaaattttgtatattacttagttaatagttattggatcttaacgAAATAAAAAGAGAACTAAAACATAGtgtttatgtaggagaaatatCACAGAATATGGGACAGAAGATCCATTGCGTAAATAAACCCTTAACTAGTGGCTTGTATGTATGTGTACACGCGCACGTGTGTGTGTGTAAGATTTACATGTATTTAACTAATTATATGCATGGTCTACGACACGGTTACACATATTTACTGCATCAACAATTTGAAGCAAAAGTTACTGACTAGCTTTTGTGCCACATAAAGATGGCAACAAGTCTTTGAAGCAATCCAGCTGAACTCGCAAAGTGAAGTTGGTGACACTTTCAGAAATTCCCCTCTCGTCAAAAAATGAAGGGTCCAGAGCTTTAGCTCCTGCTACTGCAAAATTGACGCCAGCATAAAAATCCCTGCTGCTCTTTGCATTCCTAATACTAACATATGGCGGAGGAATTGGAAGTCCAAAATTCTGAGCTGCAAGGTTGCAGAAAAACCAGGTAAGAAACCATGAGATTTCAACAGAGCTTAGTGATGCATGatttataagaaaaaaaaaaaaaaagaagtacgATCAACCTATCATATCCACGATGAGACGACCATCACAACATCTGCCAGTAGGTTGGCCAAAGTAGGTTTCTCCATTGGGCGGGCGACCCTGGTGTATCGTCTTTGGGGATGAGAAGCCGAGTAGATTTCCATTATCCGAAAGTGAATCGCCAAAAGAAAAATATGGATGTATAGCATTCGGAGGCAGACTGAGAAACAATCATCAATATAAAAATGATGCACaaatatgatttagtcatgGTGgcagcaaaagaatgaaaggaAGAAGTGAAATGCTAGAAGATGAGAACTACAAtactttaattttgtttttctgaTTTATATAGAAACTAGTGGTTGAAATTCTCAGTTGATTTCCTTGGGTGCTTTTATTTCACACTGACCCGTTCAGTAACATAATTGCAGTGGAGCCAAACATATATTTTCCCGTGACAGCGAAAGTCTGCCTAGAGGCTAGATCACTCACGTCTCTAATTTTAGATTGTGATGAATGAAACGTGTGCAAAAGTCCAACTCGACTACTTAGACCGTCTACAATTATTGCGGTGCGAGGAAAACGTTGCTTGTCTGTAAGTTAATAGAGTACATTGTTCATACTCCCTCctttttaagaaatttgctctaGTATACttttatctattattttattatccccatacaatattaattattttttcacaattttacctttttatctctctttttcaaTACAGGGTTCTTAATTATTACTCCCAGTAATTATTGCATTGCTTTTGGCCTAGTAAAACAGCACCATTTAGtactctagtgagagaaaatatGGATGAATTGGATAATTAATAAggatacaaaaagaaaatagtgTACAGAGTTaagcaatgaaaaacttttcttaattgatGTGCAAaatcttaaacgtcagttataaaaaaagggaggtaGTATTAAAGATGACCACATGGCATGGCCATCGTGCCAAGTGCCAACTGTAATTATAGATTTACGAGCTTTTGGTCATGGTGTGGCGTGCATGTAGGATGTGTACGGTACTAtgattgaattttgaattttgtgtgtaataatttttatgagttgGAGTTGTTGagttaaatttataattttttgttACATTAATGCATGATTAAAAGTGTTAATTGACTTGTTTAAAGACAAAGTGATAGTTTGTATTGTCCGCATATTAAATTAAGgttcaaaattagaaattttcatattattatttGGTAGTGTTTTAGTCAAATTAGAGTTTTAGTAATTCTATTGGAGTTAAATTATGATAGTTTTATTGTTTAGAAATTAATATCTTATTAGAAAATTGCTTATGGTTGTAAGGCTTGTGTATCAAGTCGTTTATAGATAGACATATGATAGAGTGCAGTTTAGTCGGTCTTCTCACGTGCTTTTCCTATTTATTTGGACTAAATACTGCACTAATCGGTGGATTTTACTGAGATTTTGTGTTCTATGCGAATTGCAGCATTTAGGGGCAAAAGGCGCTGGAAAATTAACTTTTGAAGCCTTCCTGTCAGTTagacgtgggcacgcctaagtATGATGTCCAAAGCCGGATTTGCGGGATTGTTGGTCACGTGCAAACTTCCAAATATTTGGAGATTCCTTCGCGGGTGACAATTCTGGAACAATGCTGACTTAGCCAATTTGCATGTGAAGAGTCATTTGGCAACAAGACTTCAATTGgatttcaattgattgggttcCTTCTTTGACTAAACGTGCTGACCCACAAAAGCAGGAAGACTACTGGGTCTCTTTTGGAGACAGCCGCACGAGGACTCTATAAATACAATCCCTTCGCTGGCTTGGGGAtctctcgctctctctctctcggagAGCCTTTTGGTCTTTTGGCCAATCTTTTGTTCCCTTCAGTTTTTCTCTTATCAAACACTAAGGCgcctattatttttattcttgcaCAGctggttctccattaatggagaactagtttctcaattctagtcaaggggacaactgaagatttggttcaacaattactgtgagatctaatttattttaattgcttccttaatttattggtatttatatgtttcttgcttttaattgctatagctcgtgtgagtgattgaatagatgcgcaatatttaattattcacataggctattttgctaaatagggataattgaatccgtaattgttcgttatctttatctcagtagcaactggcgtaatcgggtttatgtcagggaaacatacaatctaatttaaacaaaccctcttagcgtgtttgttagttaggatttggcctttctaattattaatgcaatctagaaattaaatcctacggtcgtacctaggattgtttttgggttagagaaatagttaacggtcgtaccttaactatcgagaaagtaagaaaaggttggttgtttatcgcgtgtatgacaactataaccaatctattaataaatgtggaattatctgtgaatcgatgatcagtgcatgaaccatttctgaagtgtacccttggctagagttttccaTTAACTATtcctcttaatcaattattttctgcagttaatttatttagttagcatttaatccaaaaccccccatactttggactctagaagaaacgaattatccccagtccctgtggattcgaccctactcatcgctatatacaaaatctgtatttttctcgagtaggtatttattattgtacaggttcggcacctgtcaacaTATTATTGTGTTTAGTTGAGAAGAGTGAAAAATTGAGTTCTTATGATGTGATTAATAAATTATTGTTTGTATTATTCCTCTTCTTCTATACATATTTTTATGTATATAAATTGCGTTCCCATATATATTGATTTTATGAAATATATAtcttatatatttttggtgaattttttggttTCTATGTGTATATTGATTGTGAATAATTTGTGGGTAAAACGTGGATTTGATTtgtgagaaaaataataattttatcgtAGATTAAATGTCTAATCAAACATGTCTACAATTAGTTTGTGCTGATGATAGGAATTTGGAAAGgatataaaagaaagaaaagcagagAAAAAAATAGAGCTTGTGATGATGTGCAGTAAATGCTAATAATCTTCGTCTGCCATTAACACAAAATCCTAAATCTGCTTATCCGAATTATTGGACACATGGACAGAAGAAGGTAAACGATTAAAAGTGACCTAAATCACTGCACAAGGTACAACAGAAAGGTGCAATTGAAAGCGTGAAAAGACCGAAAAACTTACTGAACCAACCAAATTTGCCAAAACAGAAAGAGGTCCAGCACAAAAGTTACCGTCATTCCTTCCAAAATAGCGTGGAACAGTCCCCGCTTTTGTATAGTTAACGATAAGGGTTTACAGGCTTACGGCTTACTTGTGGGGCTGGAAGTGACAACTTAGATTCACGGATCCTAGCCCTAGGCAAAGGCTTGTACTGTATATATAGACCTCCCCTCccttcaattttcattttccattttgtTTCTTGGGCAACATCCATGGATCCATCTCACCCAATCCGCAAACTAAGCCCCCACGTCCCAGGCCCCACAGTCACCCACACGCCCCAACCACCAAaaagttttcatttttcttttcctttttctcaaactaattaaatttagatcatgtttgataatttagttcagcatttaaatttaatgaattcaaatcttaatatattcagatcttttattaataaaaaattaaacatctaaattaattaagtgggattgatttttttaaataaaatttactatcaaaattaagtgataaattattcacttattactgaatgtgatatgcactcaaatgtattagatctaatatttaataatttaataacttaatagatttgaatttcaaattttaaattttagacttcggtttcaaattttaattttatcaaacgcatcctTAATCTATGATTTTGGAGGAACATCTGGGTATTGCAGAATAACTTATGAGCTCACAACATTTAAACCCAAATCTTAGATTTTGAGAGAAAGAGGGAAAGATGACCCGAGAAGGAAAGCGAAAAGGAAGGCAGCAATTGGTTCACAACTCTAGGTGCtggtgatgacaaaaagggaggGGCAAAGAGCAAACATGGTGCAGAGGATACGGCAGAGGTAGGAGGTAAGGAAGTGTTGATAACGATGGTGGCGAGAAGCGGGCTGTGGTGGTGGATGGTAGGAAGTGCATCTACTGGAATTGATCGCGGATTGGAGTTGAAGAGAGCCTCACGGATGGAATGATTTGCAGGGTAAGTGAGTGCTGAGTCTGAGCTTTGGACTAAAGagaaaaaattcacttttattGATGTGGCAGATCTTACACCTGTCGCTTTAGGAGTGGCCCTATAGATGGATTCCACCCATATTTTTGCCATAATGCCATTGTATTGTCTACACCAAGTCCGTTTTAGGTACAATAATTGCGCACCAAAATTCAtgaatgaaaagggaaaaatctTTAATGGATTATGATTTTTATTGGTTTCTTTCTGGTTGATATAACTTTCAGAAGTGTACCTCTAATTCTAATATGAAAAGGCACTATGAAATAGGGCTGGAGCTGAACCAAGTAACTCGGCTCGAACTCGCGAGCTACTTGGTCagcagctcgagctcgagctcggttGACccagttcgagctcgagctcgagctgctCGTTAGAGCTATCGAATCGAGCTTGATCTTGGAAATATAATACTCGAGAGCTCGACGAGCTCTATCgagttttttataatatatattttaatttttattattgtaaaatgtcaataatatcctttatttaaaattatatataaaatattaatttttattacttgagcTTGATTAGACTTCAAATAAGCTCAATTGAGCTTGATTTGAATTAAttacatttaattaaacttGAGCTCGAGTTCCATAAATTGatgtcgagctcgagctcgggcTTAGTTATTTTgcctcgagtcgagctcgagtagagctcgactcgactcgacagCACCCCTACTGTGAAAGCAATATGCGGATACTagccagaaaaagaaaaagctgcTTTGATTTTTGTCAATACGAGTTTAACGTAATAAGGACCGTGTGTTAGGTAATTACTTCATTTAGCTTCTTGTGCTGTCAGCGTTTTCTCGTGGGGattcgttttttttttcccctggcATTTTCTTACAGAAGTAAGAAGTTAGTAAATAAACCTAATCCCCACAGTAActtcaaaagccggcaacttttaAAGTCCTGTGAGGGACTTATCTACCCAACATCTTCCCCCCCCCAATACCAATGTGGGATAGAAAGCCTCTCGTGGGGATTCGTTGCCATTCAATTATTTAGTACAGCTGATACTTTAGCTTTCACACGACAACTACCTGGcaaataaaaagggaaaatttcagaaacctcccttaagGTTTCTGATAGTTTTACTGGCCTCCTTTgaggtttttaaaatattagcTATCTCCCCTAAAACTAATTAGGCAGTAACAAATCCATCCCATTTCAAAAACACAAACAATATAAAAGGCCTATcaggagagagaaaaaaactTCATTCAATAGCTACCCTCATTAATGGGTTAATTTGTAATGACTAATGAATAGTACTTAGGCATGTAACAAGAATAAAACTCAAGAGGTGTATTTGAAACTCTCATCAAAGGCTAGGTTGCTATTACATTTTGGAAACTAGCAACCAACGGCTCTTTCTGAACAGCGTCTGATGTCTCTTTGCAACCACACTCTTGCAGGAAACTCTATATAACAG
This window of the Coffea eugenioides isolate CCC68of unplaced genomic scaffold, Ceug_1.0 ScVebR1_3325;HRSCAF=4521, whole genome shotgun sequence genome carries:
- the LOC113757791 gene encoding GDSL esterase/lipase At1g28590-like translates to MPKYAILLSLPPNAIHPYFSFGDSLSDNGNLLGFSSPKTIHQGRPPNGETYFGQPTGRCCDGRLIVDMIAQNFGLPIPPPYVSIRNAKSSRDFYAGVNFAVAGAKALDPSFFDERGISESVTNFTLRVQLDCFKDLLPSLCGTKANCMQYLQSSLTVMGEIGGNDYNHALLQGRSIEEVKTFVPAVVGAISSAITDMIQLGAANFIVPGNLPLGCSAAYLTYFQNSNRDYDYDEATGCINWLNDFAKHHNELLQIELNRIRELHPHVTIIYADYYNSAIRFYRSPKEFGFTGGTLSACCGAGGPYNFDSSVGCGDPPTTGCPDPSAYVCWDGLHLTEAANRLIVKGLFEGSYSAPPINLICAKFPSGGGLSHQN